The following proteins come from a genomic window of Pirellula staleyi DSM 6068:
- a CDS encoding FeoA family protein: protein MHDFIPLEMLSAGQTARIAAICGDPDDTHRLEELGLRQGQLVEMVQPGIPCVLKLAGSKLCFRGGQLTGVLVELGDHL, encoded by the coding sequence GTGCACGACTTTATTCCTCTCGAAATGCTTAGTGCGGGACAAACGGCGCGAATCGCGGCGATTTGTGGCGACCCCGACGATACGCACCGACTCGAGGAACTTGGTCTCCGGCAGGGACAGCTTGTCGAGATGGTCCAGCCTGGCATTCCGTGCGTTCTGAAACTTGCGGGAAGCAAACTTTGCTTTCGTGGTGGTCAGCTCACAGGGGTGCTCGTCGAACTCGGAGACCACCTATGA
- a CDS encoding PQQ-binding-like beta-propeller repeat protein, with protein MAENWPQWRGPEGTGVSSERELPIVWSEKRGIAWKTAIPASGASTPVIWGDAIFLTSHTQDQQLMVLKLSKKTGEIEWQKSVGTGEAARQSEMRKEQKFHDLHNLASPSCVTDGKTVVAHFGNGLLVALDFEGNELWKHNLAEAYGNYTIWWGHANSPVIASGLVINVCMQDSRSDLQSEPVESYVVAHDLVTGKLRWKKPRMTAAKSEQCDSYTTPLLTKIGGLQQLVVMGGNQLDAYDPVSGNQIWMLDGLVGGRTVTGPTIAGDMIITTRGMRGPMIAVRPTGTGEQNHRAVLWSYTEGTPDSCTPVVARELIYSVTDDGILRCIDLASGNLKFKERIAGKYKASPITAEGRVFLLNTDGRCTVISATPRFDKLVENQLEGETIASPATSDGRIYIRSKTHLYCISR; from the coding sequence ATGGCAGAGAACTGGCCGCAGTGGCGCGGCCCCGAAGGGACGGGTGTCAGCAGCGAGCGAGAACTGCCGATTGTCTGGAGCGAAAAGCGGGGAATCGCTTGGAAAACAGCGATTCCTGCGTCGGGCGCGAGTACTCCTGTGATTTGGGGAGACGCGATTTTCCTGACCAGCCACACCCAAGATCAACAGCTGATGGTGCTGAAGCTCTCGAAGAAAACAGGCGAAATCGAGTGGCAAAAGAGCGTTGGAACCGGAGAAGCGGCGCGCCAATCGGAGATGCGCAAAGAGCAGAAGTTTCACGACCTCCACAACCTTGCCAGTCCCTCGTGTGTGACCGATGGCAAGACAGTAGTTGCTCACTTTGGCAATGGACTACTAGTGGCGCTCGACTTCGAGGGAAACGAGCTATGGAAACACAATTTGGCCGAAGCGTATGGCAACTACACGATCTGGTGGGGCCATGCCAACAGCCCAGTGATTGCGAGTGGACTGGTCATCAACGTTTGCATGCAAGACTCGCGTTCAGACCTGCAATCCGAACCCGTGGAGAGCTACGTGGTGGCGCACGATCTAGTGACGGGCAAATTGCGATGGAAAAAGCCACGCATGACTGCCGCTAAGAGTGAACAGTGTGATTCGTACACTACACCGCTGCTGACAAAAATCGGCGGCCTACAGCAATTGGTGGTGATGGGTGGCAACCAGCTCGACGCATATGATCCTGTGAGTGGCAACCAGATCTGGATGCTCGATGGTCTCGTGGGTGGTCGCACAGTAACCGGGCCGACGATTGCTGGTGACATGATCATCACCACACGCGGGATGCGCGGCCCCATGATTGCAGTCCGTCCCACAGGCACTGGCGAGCAGAATCATCGCGCTGTGCTCTGGAGCTACACGGAAGGAACTCCCGACAGCTGCACACCCGTCGTGGCTCGCGAGCTGATCTATTCAGTAACGGACGACGGCATTCTCCGCTGCATCGACCTGGCGAGTGGCAACCTCAAATTCAAAGAGCGAATTGCGGGGAAGTACAAGGCTTCCCCCATCACCGCCGAAGGTCGCGTGTTTTTGCTCAACACCGATGGCCGCTGCACGGTGATCAGCGCGACCCCGCGTTTCGACAAGCTTGTCGAAAATCAACTCGAAGGTGAAACCATCGCATCGCCCGCCACCAGCGACGGCCGCATCTACATCCGCTCCAAAACACATCTCTACTGCATTAGTCGGTAG
- a CDS encoding ferrous iron transport protein A, whose amino-acid sequence MTSPGLTLAKLPIGSRAVVASISGTDDISMRLFEMGLLPGTEFTLLGCAPLGDPLEIELRGYRLSLRKSEAARVEVTPA is encoded by the coding sequence ATGACCTCCCCGGGACTCACGCTCGCCAAACTTCCGATTGGAAGCCGAGCCGTTGTGGCCTCGATCAGTGGCACTGATGACATCAGCATGCGACTCTTCGAGATGGGACTCCTACCTGGTACCGAGTTCACCTTGCTTGGATGCGCTCCGCTCGGTGACCCCCTCGAGATTGAACTTCGTGGCTATCGCCTCAGCCTTCGCAAAAGCGAAGCAGCGCGGGTGGAAGTCACCCCTGCCTAA
- the feoB gene encoding ferrous iron transport protein B: MTTSTPSRTITVALLGNPNTGKSTLFSALAGIRQRTGNYPGVTVEKKIGRTEFEGQSFELVDLPGTYSLAPRSPDEMVAVEVLLGLRKEVPPPDVVLCIVDASNLERNFYLLSQILELGLPTVLAVNMVDLAKSKGLTLDLAKLAAQLPIPIIPLEAHRKVGINELKGALAAAVDKPAAKIESPFPSKFLSEVEKLAATINHDSSKEIAPRYLVERLLLDTSGYLASSGRFPASEALTKQLTDTRAWLATCGCPVPAIEAMSRYKWAASVLQGVVTRPSTKLVTLSDRIDRVLTHWFAGSVVFAIVMFLMFQMVSHVSDFPRSDFSANAGLEWFLGLLTSLATSITSEGALRSLLVNGVVAGVGGVVVFLPQILALFLFIAILEDCGYMSRAAYLMDRLMSRVGLSGKSFIPLLSSFACAVPGIMAARVIENRRDRLTTMLVAPLMSCSARLPVYVLLTKAFIPEAHYLGGLISLHGIVFFAMYAIGIITAVVMAFLLKSTLLRGATPPFVMELPSYKLPGLRIVLERMLEQGWAFVKRAGTLILAVSIVVWALAYFPRNEQAIDATLLSERNDLAMQLEAPSLSDEARAALESELAHRENTIAAAHLENSYLGRMGHAIEPVVKPLGWDWKLGCAAIASFPAREVIVATLGVIYNLGDEQNEESDELKTALQNAKWSGTERPVFTIPTALSVMVFFALCAQCSSTLAIMKRETNSWRWPIFTFVYMTTLAYVAALIVYQVGSRIAG, from the coding sequence ATGACAACATCGACCCCGTCACGCACCATCACGGTGGCCCTGCTTGGGAATCCGAACACCGGGAAGAGCACACTCTTCTCGGCGCTGGCTGGGATTCGTCAACGAACTGGCAACTATCCCGGCGTGACGGTCGAAAAGAAAATCGGTCGCACCGAGTTTGAAGGACAGTCGTTCGAGCTTGTCGATCTCCCCGGCACCTACAGCCTCGCGCCCCGCTCTCCCGACGAAATGGTTGCCGTCGAAGTCCTGCTGGGACTTCGGAAAGAAGTCCCCCCGCCCGATGTTGTCCTCTGCATCGTCGACGCTAGTAACCTCGAGCGCAATTTTTATCTCCTGAGCCAGATTCTCGAACTCGGCCTGCCAACGGTGCTGGCCGTGAACATGGTCGATCTGGCCAAGTCCAAAGGCCTGACGCTCGACCTTGCAAAACTTGCCGCGCAGCTACCGATTCCGATCATCCCGCTCGAAGCGCATCGCAAAGTTGGGATCAACGAGCTCAAGGGGGCACTGGCAGCTGCTGTCGATAAACCGGCTGCCAAAATCGAGAGCCCCTTTCCTAGCAAATTCTTGAGCGAAGTCGAAAAGCTCGCCGCCACAATCAACCACGATTCGTCCAAAGAAATCGCGCCCCGCTATCTGGTCGAGCGATTACTGCTCGATACGAGTGGCTATCTCGCTTCGAGTGGTCGATTTCCAGCAAGCGAAGCACTGACCAAGCAACTCACCGACACTCGAGCATGGCTCGCCACCTGCGGCTGTCCCGTTCCTGCGATTGAAGCGATGAGTCGCTACAAATGGGCTGCGAGTGTTCTGCAAGGAGTGGTCACACGTCCCTCGACCAAACTTGTCACCCTCAGCGATAGAATCGATCGGGTCCTCACACACTGGTTTGCCGGCAGTGTGGTTTTCGCGATCGTGATGTTCCTGATGTTTCAAATGGTCTCGCACGTGAGCGATTTTCCACGCTCCGACTTCAGCGCCAATGCAGGGCTCGAGTGGTTCCTGGGACTTCTCACTTCCCTGGCAACAAGCATCACCAGCGAAGGTGCGCTCCGCTCGCTGCTGGTCAACGGCGTGGTGGCAGGTGTGGGGGGAGTAGTTGTTTTTTTACCGCAAATTCTCGCACTGTTTTTGTTCATCGCGATCCTGGAAGACTGCGGCTACATGTCGCGAGCTGCTTACTTGATGGATCGCTTGATGTCGCGCGTGGGGCTCAGTGGTAAGAGCTTCATTCCGCTCCTCTCGTCGTTTGCGTGCGCTGTTCCTGGCATCATGGCGGCCCGCGTGATCGAGAATCGACGCGACCGCTTAACCACCATGCTCGTCGCGCCACTGATGAGCTGCAGTGCCCGCTTGCCGGTGTACGTTCTGCTCACCAAAGCCTTCATCCCAGAAGCTCATTACTTGGGGGGCCTGATCAGCCTCCACGGCATCGTTTTCTTTGCGATGTACGCCATCGGAATCATCACGGCCGTGGTGATGGCCTTCTTGCTGAAATCGACACTCCTGCGCGGTGCCACTCCTCCCTTCGTGATGGAACTTCCGAGCTATAAACTTCCGGGACTGCGGATTGTGCTTGAACGGATGCTCGAGCAAGGCTGGGCCTTTGTGAAGCGCGCGGGGACACTGATTCTCGCCGTCTCGATTGTGGTGTGGGCGCTCGCCTACTTCCCGCGCAACGAGCAGGCAATCGATGCGACGCTCCTCTCCGAGCGTAACGATCTAGCGATGCAACTCGAGGCACCATCCCTCTCCGACGAAGCGCGTGCAGCGCTGGAATCGGAACTGGCGCATCGCGAAAACACCATCGCCGCCGCCCATCTCGAGAACAGCTATCTCGGGCGCATGGGGCACGCCATCGAGCCGGTGGTGAAGCCTTTAGGATGGGACTGGAAACTCGGCTGTGCAGCCATCGCCTCATTCCCTGCCCGCGAAGTGATCGTTGCCACACTCGGCGTGATCTACAATTTAGGTGACGAGCAGAATGAAGAATCCGACGAGCTGAAAACAGCTTTGCAGAATGCCAAGTGGTCGGGAACCGAACGTCCCGTGTTCACGATTCCGACCGCCCTGTCGGTGATGGTCTTCTTCGCCCTCTGTGCCCAGTGCTCGTCGACACTTGCCATCATGAAGCGCGAAACCAACAGCTGGCGCTGGCCGATTTTCACTTTTGTCTACATGACCACGTTGGCCTACGTGGCGGCACTCATCGTGTACCAAGTTGGCTCGCGAATCGCCGGTTAA
- a CDS encoding amidase family protein, which produces MSHAEEILKLGASELAAAIRRGEITSLEATTAAIDRIIDVDRAINAVVIRCFDEARTAARIADAEVARARSNKSLESLPPLLGVPATIKECFFLAGTASSIGLTHLAKQRATETGVLVRRLQHAGAILLGKTNVPQMMLWHECDNPVYGRTNNPWNTARTTGGSTGGEAAIIAARGSFLGLGNDLGGSIRVPSHFCGIMGFKPTSHLLPRSGARNTLRGFDSIVTQPGPMARRVDDLKLAMRVLRGEDACRRQVSSDIGELDTPLEARTASHEKLRIGWFDDDGVFPASPAVRRAVAIAREILVSAGCEVIPVHPPHAQELVTLYYNLLGSDGGTDTRAITRGSELDWRVSRMLFLAGMPGLLRTLLSTGLRFAGQPTMAHLVASARATSATGFWRLTYAMQQYQHEVLEQLQRERLVALIGPPHALPAPQHRKPIDLLAAASYAYYANILGFPAGVMGITRVRDDEQASREKSSDIALKQAAAVDRESVGLPVGVQVIGRPWEDDLVLDLMAMLERGAESDPNYPCRGLGTPITPATTAEGLPSS; this is translated from the coding sequence ATGTCGCACGCCGAAGAGATTCTTAAGCTAGGTGCCTCGGAGCTTGCTGCTGCCATTCGGCGCGGCGAAATCACGTCGCTCGAGGCCACCACTGCGGCGATCGATCGAATCATCGACGTCGATCGGGCAATCAACGCGGTCGTCATTCGCTGCTTCGACGAAGCCCGCACCGCAGCCCGCATTGCCGACGCTGAAGTGGCCCGCGCACGAAGCAACAAATCGCTCGAGTCACTTCCACCGCTGCTGGGTGTCCCTGCGACCATCAAAGAATGCTTCTTTCTCGCGGGGACTGCCAGTTCGATAGGTCTGACGCACCTCGCCAAGCAACGTGCGACCGAAACCGGTGTTCTGGTACGCCGACTTCAGCATGCCGGGGCTATTCTTCTCGGCAAAACAAACGTGCCGCAAATGATGCTGTGGCACGAGTGCGATAATCCCGTTTACGGACGAACGAACAACCCTTGGAACACGGCTCGCACCACAGGTGGGAGCACCGGTGGCGAAGCAGCGATCATCGCCGCGCGAGGAAGTTTTTTGGGGCTCGGTAACGACCTCGGCGGGAGCATTCGAGTCCCCTCGCACTTCTGCGGCATCATGGGCTTTAAACCGACGTCGCATCTGCTGCCAAGAAGTGGCGCGCGGAATACCTTGCGCGGGTTTGACTCGATTGTCACTCAGCCGGGACCGATGGCGCGGCGCGTTGACGATCTGAAACTAGCCATGCGTGTGCTTCGCGGCGAGGATGCTTGCCGCCGACAAGTTTCGAGCGACATCGGAGAACTCGATACGCCGCTGGAAGCACGCACAGCCTCGCACGAAAAACTTCGGATCGGCTGGTTCGACGACGATGGAGTTTTCCCCGCCTCGCCGGCAGTTCGTCGCGCGGTCGCCATCGCGCGCGAAATTCTCGTGAGTGCCGGCTGCGAGGTCATACCGGTCCATCCTCCTCACGCTCAGGAACTGGTCACGCTCTATTACAACTTACTCGGCAGCGATGGCGGCACCGATACCCGCGCCATCACCCGTGGAAGTGAACTCGACTGGCGCGTCAGCCGCATGCTCTTTCTCGCCGGGATGCCGGGGCTGCTCCGGACCCTGCTATCGACCGGACTCCGTTTCGCCGGACAGCCGACGATGGCGCATCTGGTCGCAAGCGCTCGCGCGACCTCAGCCACCGGATTTTGGCGGCTGACCTACGCCATGCAGCAGTATCAGCACGAGGTGCTCGAGCAACTTCAGCGCGAGCGATTGGTCGCCCTGATCGGTCCGCCCCACGCACTGCCCGCTCCTCAGCATCGCAAACCGATCGATCTTCTGGCAGCAGCTTCCTACGCCTATTATGCCAACATTCTCGGCTTTCCCGCCGGAGTGATGGGGATCACACGTGTACGCGACGACGAGCAAGCCTCGCGCGAAAAATCGTCCGATATCGCTCTCAAACAAGCGGCTGCTGTCGATCGGGAAAGCGTCGGTTTGCCCGTCGGGGTTCAAGTGATCGGACGCCCCTGGGAAGACGATCTGGTACTCGATCTGATGGCAATGCTCGAGCGCGGTGCTGAGTCCGATCCGAACTATCCTTGCCGGGGCCTTGGCACTCCGATCACCCCCGCTACAACAGCCGAGGGATTGCCTTCATCGTGA
- a CDS encoding aldehyde dehydrogenase family protein, which produces MATLVSPPVRKLPTIHQTQCFIGGQWLPSQSGKTFETIDPSTEQVIAQVAEGDAADVDLAAKAARKAFEEGPWSKMDARDRGRLMYKLADLIEEEKEELAALESLDNGKPVRDSLAADLPLTIDCLRYYAGFADKIHGQTIPIRGNYLCYTRKEPVGVVGQIIPWNFPMLMTAWKWGPALAAGCTIVMKPAEQTPLTCLRMARLAQKAGIPDGVINVVPGYGPTAGAAVVKHPGIDKVAFTGETSTAQTIMRESVASLKRLTFELGGKSPNIIFADSDLDAAAAGAHFGLYFNQGQCCCAGSRVFVEDKVYDKFIDKVASMNTSRRLGDPLDPTTEQGPQVDKTQMEKILHYIDLGKQQGAQMVSGGKRFGEKGYYVEPTLFADVNDDMSIAKDEIFGPVMSVLRFSDMDDLLKRANNTMFGLAAAVWTRDIGRAHTFAKALRAGTVWVNCYDVFDAAAPFGGFKMSGIGRELGEEGLKAYTENKTITVAMS; this is translated from the coding sequence ATGGCAACGCTGGTTTCTCCGCCCGTACGCAAATTGCCCACCATCCATCAAACCCAATGCTTTATTGGAGGACAGTGGCTCCCCTCGCAAAGTGGCAAAACGTTCGAGACGATCGACCCCTCGACCGAACAGGTGATTGCTCAGGTGGCCGAGGGGGACGCCGCCGATGTCGATCTTGCCGCCAAGGCGGCCCGCAAGGCATTCGAAGAGGGGCCGTGGTCGAAAATGGATGCTCGCGATCGTGGTCGGCTGATGTACAAGCTGGCCGACCTGATCGAAGAGGAAAAGGAAGAACTGGCCGCCCTCGAGTCGCTCGATAACGGCAAGCCGGTGCGAGATTCGCTCGCCGCCGACCTGCCACTCACGATCGACTGTCTTCGCTATTACGCCGGTTTCGCCGACAAAATCCATGGCCAAACGATTCCAATCCGAGGCAATTACCTTTGCTACACCCGCAAAGAACCCGTGGGAGTGGTAGGGCAGATCATTCCTTGGAACTTCCCCATGCTGATGACAGCTTGGAAATGGGGACCCGCCCTCGCCGCCGGTTGCACGATTGTGATGAAGCCAGCCGAACAGACCCCGCTCACCTGCTTGCGCATGGCTCGACTGGCACAGAAAGCGGGCATTCCCGACGGCGTGATCAACGTGGTGCCCGGTTATGGACCGACCGCTGGCGCCGCAGTGGTGAAGCATCCGGGAATCGACAAGGTGGCGTTCACCGGCGAGACCAGCACCGCGCAAACGATCATGCGCGAATCGGTTGCCTCGCTCAAACGGCTCACGTTCGAGCTGGGTGGCAAGAGCCCCAACATCATCTTCGCTGATAGCGATCTCGATGCGGCTGCGGCGGGCGCGCACTTTGGGTTGTACTTCAACCAAGGGCAATGCTGCTGCGCTGGCAGCCGCGTGTTTGTCGAGGACAAAGTGTATGACAAGTTCATCGACAAAGTGGCCTCGATGAACACGTCGCGCCGGCTGGGCGATCCGCTTGACCCCACCACCGAGCAAGGTCCGCAGGTCGACAAAACGCAGATGGAAAAAATCCTGCACTACATCGATCTTGGCAAGCAGCAAGGGGCGCAGATGGTGAGTGGTGGCAAGCGTTTTGGCGAGAAGGGCTACTACGTCGAGCCGACCCTGTTTGCCGACGTGAACGACGACATGTCGATCGCCAAAGATGAAATTTTTGGCCCGGTGATGAGCGTGCTCCGATTCAGCGACATGGACGATCTGCTGAAGCGGGCCAACAACACCATGTTCGGACTTGCCGCCGCCGTTTGGACACGCGACATCGGCCGAGCGCACACGTTTGCTAAAGCACTTCGAGCTGGCACGGTGTGGGTGAACTGCTACGACGTCTTCGACGCCGCTGCCCCGTTCGGCGGTTTCAAGATGAGCGGCATCGGCCGCGAACTTGGCGAAGAAGGCCTTAAGGCCTACACCGAAAACAAAACCATCACCGTCGCCATGAGTTAG
- the efp gene encoding elongation factor P: MGTYKTSDFKKGLKVQINGEPWLIVEMNFRKPGKGNALYECRLKNLIRGTTLDRVYKGGDSLESADVEEIEVQFLYRQQDTFVFMDNVTFEQYEVSKEAVDEMWKFLKDGMICSITLFNGRPIVITPPMHVELKVEYCEPGARGDTATNVTKPVKLETGAEIPAPLFINIGNVIRIDTRTGEYVERIST, translated from the coding sequence GTGGGCACGTACAAGACAAGCGATTTCAAAAAGGGTTTGAAGGTTCAGATCAATGGCGAGCCTTGGCTGATTGTGGAAATGAACTTCCGCAAGCCAGGCAAAGGCAATGCGCTTTACGAATGTCGCCTGAAGAACCTCATCCGTGGCACGACTCTCGACCGCGTCTACAAAGGTGGCGATTCGCTCGAGTCGGCTGACGTCGAAGAAATCGAAGTCCAATTCCTCTATCGCCAGCAAGACACGTTCGTCTTCATGGACAACGTCACCTTCGAGCAATACGAAGTGTCGAAGGAGGCTGTCGATGAAATGTGGAAGTTCCTCAAGGATGGCATGATCTGCAGCATCACGCTGTTCAACGGTCGTCCGATCGTGATCACTCCACCAATGCACGTCGAACTCAAGGTCGAGTACTGCGAACCAGGTGCTCGTGGCGATACCGCGACGAACGTCACCAAGCCTGTAAAGCTCGAGACTGGCGCTGAGATCCCAGCTCCGCTCTTCATCAACATCGGCAACGTCATCAGGATCGATACCCGCACTGGCGAATACGTCGAACGCATCTCGACGTAA
- the epmB gene encoding EF-P beta-lysylation protein EpmB — protein sequence MQIVAGNRENVRSSSPGESSGGQGSIISASDWRKTLRESLRTLPELLEAVGLTKSPEHLAATSIAGPSGAIDPAFVPLDAAAEQFRVLVPGPYLSRIERGNPADPLLLQVLPVAGEMSSPADFLTDPVGDRESERLPGLLQKYDGRALMILSGSCAVHCRYCFRRHYPYDETPRGLAGWQPAIDEIAADESVQEVILSGGDPLTIVDSTLAELAHRFAEIPHLKRLRVHSRVPVVIPERVNDELIGWMRGTRLAPYMVVHINHPREIDSAVAAALARLVDAGIVVMNQAVLLRGVNDNFEALHELCETLVNMRVLPYYLSQLDRVAGAAHFLVEESRGRELIEQLRASLPGYAIPRYVAEIPGRSSKSPL from the coding sequence ATGCAAATTGTAGCAGGCAATCGCGAAAATGTGAGGTCCAGTTCGCCGGGCGAATCGTCCGGCGGGCAAGGCTCCATTATTTCTGCCAGCGACTGGCGAAAAACGCTTCGCGAGAGCCTACGCACACTGCCGGAACTTCTTGAAGCGGTTGGACTTACAAAATCTCCTGAGCATCTGGCTGCAACCTCGATCGCCGGCCCTTCTGGGGCAATTGATCCCGCCTTCGTCCCGCTGGATGCTGCCGCCGAGCAGTTTCGCGTGCTGGTTCCAGGTCCCTATCTGTCGCGTATCGAGCGCGGAAATCCGGCCGATCCGCTGCTGCTGCAAGTGCTGCCGGTCGCGGGGGAAATGAGTTCTCCCGCCGATTTTTTGACCGATCCGGTTGGCGATCGAGAGTCGGAGCGTCTGCCGGGATTGCTGCAGAAGTACGATGGTCGCGCGCTCATGATTTTGTCGGGCAGCTGCGCGGTGCATTGTCGTTACTGCTTCCGCCGACATTATCCGTACGACGAAACGCCACGGGGGCTCGCTGGCTGGCAACCTGCGATCGATGAGATTGCGGCCGACGAGTCGGTGCAAGAAGTGATTCTGAGTGGTGGCGATCCGCTGACGATCGTCGACAGCACGCTGGCCGAACTGGCCCATCGATTCGCCGAGATTCCGCATCTCAAGCGGCTGCGGGTTCATTCGCGTGTCCCTGTGGTAATACCCGAGCGAGTAAACGACGAACTGATCGGCTGGATGCGCGGCACGCGACTAGCACCCTACATGGTGGTGCATATCAATCACCCGCGCGAGATCGACAGCGCCGTGGCAGCGGCACTAGCGCGGCTGGTCGACGCAGGGATCGTGGTGATGAATCAAGCGGTGCTGCTGCGCGGAGTGAACGACAACTTTGAAGCACTTCACGAACTATGCGAAACGCTCGTGAACATGCGCGTACTGCCGTATTACTTAAGCCAGCTCGATCGTGTCGCTGGAGCGGCCCATTTTCTCGTCGAAGAATCGCGCGGACGGGAGTTGATCGAGCAACTTCGCGCATCGCTACCGGGCTACGCCATTCCGCGTTATGTCGCCGAAATTCCTGGCCGCAGTAGCAAATCGCCACTTTAA
- a CDS encoding FeoB-associated Cys-rich membrane protein, whose amino-acid sequence MPTIDTQMAIVIGLVAGAALYLGLQVFLTLRGNAKKGCSSGCGSCPSNQSGSNPGGSTGSPLVQISMPDQLREKR is encoded by the coding sequence ATGCCCACTATCGACACCCAAATGGCTATCGTCATCGGCCTGGTCGCAGGGGCAGCGCTCTATCTCGGCTTGCAGGTCTTTCTCACGCTGCGCGGCAATGCGAAGAAGGGTTGCTCGAGCGGCTGTGGATCGTGCCCCAGCAATCAGAGCGGCAGCAATCCAGGGGGGAGCACCGGGTCGCCACTTGTGCAGATCTCAATGCCCGATCAGCTGCGTGAAAAACGCTAA
- the epmA gene encoding EF-P lysine aminoacylase EpmA, which yields MNHQRATTETFRPTASTEMIARRSQLLRTIRDFFHTRDFLEVETPLLSRDSVIDLHLDPLPVTLFKDPVAYKAGPTYWLQTSPEFGMKRLLVTGIPAIYQITRAFRGGETGPLHNPEFTMLEWYRVGDNYAQGMSLLADFAQQVIARGEPVVMTFDEAFVKYAGLSALSATSLELSHKVLEIPQIAGLLDGEEVESSFDRDFLIDLLLTQLVQPQLGTAAPVILCDFPATQSALARVRETSPPVAERFELYVDGIELANGYHELLDAEVLQKRNAIAQSQRKSEGKYAPPMESELLRAMQASALPACSGTAVGVDRLLMVISQARSIDEVITFPIDRA from the coding sequence ATGAACCACCAGCGTGCAACCACCGAGACGTTTCGACCCACGGCGTCGACGGAGATGATCGCCCGCCGATCGCAGCTGCTGCGTACGATTCGCGACTTCTTTCACACTCGCGACTTTCTGGAAGTCGAAACGCCGCTCCTCTCGCGCGATAGTGTGATCGACCTGCATCTCGATCCGCTTCCGGTCACCCTGTTCAAAGATCCTGTCGCCTACAAAGCGGGGCCGACCTACTGGCTGCAAACCTCTCCCGAGTTTGGCATGAAGCGATTGCTGGTGACCGGCATTCCAGCAATTTATCAAATCACGCGAGCGTTCCGAGGAGGAGAAACCGGCCCGCTTCACAATCCCGAGTTCACCATGCTCGAGTGGTATCGCGTCGGTGACAACTACGCGCAAGGGATGTCGCTACTGGCCGACTTTGCACAGCAGGTGATCGCGCGGGGCGAGCCGGTGGTGATGACTTTTGACGAAGCGTTTGTAAAGTACGCTGGCCTCAGCGCGCTCTCCGCGACATCGCTGGAACTCTCGCACAAAGTGCTTGAAATTCCGCAAATCGCGGGACTTCTCGACGGCGAGGAGGTGGAGTCGAGTTTTGATCGCGATTTCCTCATCGACCTGCTCTTAACCCAGCTTGTCCAGCCCCAACTGGGGACTGCAGCACCCGTGATTCTGTGCGATTTTCCAGCGACACAATCGGCCTTGGCCCGCGTTCGTGAGACATCGCCACCGGTGGCTGAGCGTTTTGAGCTTTACGTCGATGGTATCGAACTGGCCAACGGCTATCACGAACTACTCGATGCCGAGGTCCTTCAAAAACGAAATGCGATTGCTCAATCGCAGCGCAAGAGCGAAGGGAAATACGCTCCCCCCATGGAAAGCGAACTTCTGCGGGCAATGCAGGCCAGCGCACTTCCAGCTTGTAGTGGAACCGCCGTGGGAGTCGACCGCTTGCTGATGGTCATCTCCCAGGCTCGGTCGATCGATGAAGTGATTACTTTTCCGATCGACCGAGCCTGA